A stretch of DNA from Streptomyces rubradiris:
ACGCGCTGCTCGCCTTGGCCGCGGTGGCCGCGCTCGCCGCGCCCATGGCCCGCCTGCTGCCGGGCCCGGCCGGAGCCGCGTCGCGCGCCCCCGCCGCGCACGCCCCTGTCCCGGCCGCCGCTCCTGAGCGACGATGAGAGGCGGAACGGACGAGTCGGGACGGGCGGACGCGACCGGAGGAGAGCGATGGGACGGCTGCGACAGGACGTCGACCCCGTGGAGGCGGGGCTGGACCCCGGGGCCCTCGGCCGGCTGGACGGGCACTTCGCCCGGTACGTCGACGAGGGGCGGCTGCCCGGCTTCCTGGTGGCGGTGGCCCGTGGCGGCCGGGTCGCCCACCTGACCACGTACGGGCTGCGGGACGTGGCGGCCCGGCGGCCGGTGGAGCCGGACACGCTGTGGCGGATCTACTCGATGACCAAGCCGGTCACCGCCGTGGCGGTGCTGCTGCTCCGCCAGGACGGCCTGCTGTCCCTGGACGACCCGCTGGAGCGCCATCTGCCCGACTTCGCCGAGCCCCGGGTGTACGCGGGCGGCTCGGGCGACGAGGTGCGCACCCGCCCGGCCGCCGGCCCCGTCCTGATCCGGCATCTGCTCACCCACACCGCCGGCCTGACCTTCGGCTTCTACCACCGCCACCCCGTGGACGCGCTCTACCGCGCGGCGGGCCTGGAGTACTCGGTGCCGCCGGGCAAGGACCTCGCGCAGACCGTCGCGCTGTACGCCCGGCTGCCGTTGCAGTCCGATCCGGGCACGCAGTGGAACTACTCGGTCGCCTCCAATGTGCTGGGCCGGGTGATCGAGGTCGTCTCCGGGCAGCCGCTGGACGCGTTCTTCGCCGAACGGATCCTGGGCCCGCTCGGCATGACCGACACCGGCTTCCACATCGGCCCCGAACAGGCCGGCCGGCTGGCCGAGTTGTACGGCGAGACGGACGAGGGCGGGATCGAGCCGGTGCCGGGGCTGCCGGTGCGCGGTCGGCCGCTCTTCCTGTCCGGCAGCGGCGGCCTGGTCTCCTCCGCCCACGACTACCACCGGTTCACGGAGATGCTGCGCCGGGGCGGCGAGCTGGACGGCGTACGGCTGCTGGAGCCGGACACGCTCGCGCTGATGACCCGCAACCAGTTGCCCGGCGGGGCCACCATCCGCTCCTTCGGCGCCCCGGTCCACCGGGAACCGGGCATGGACGGGCTCGGCTTCGGCTTCAACGTCTCCGTCGTCACCGACCCCGCCCGCACCCTGGCCCCGTCCCACCTCGGCACCTACGGCTGGACCGGCGTGGCCGGCACCGCGTTCTGGGTCGACCCGGCCCGCGACCTGACCGTGCAGTTCCTGACCCAGGTACGCCCGAAGAACCTGAAGCTGTTCCCCGAGCTGCGCCGGCTGGTGCACGAGGCGGTGACCGGCTGAACGCACCGGCCTCCACCGGCCCACGCCGCGTAGGTGCGGCGCGGTCACACCAGGTTGGCCTCCGGGCGCGGGGCGTCGGCCGCGAACCGTTCGGCGCTCAGGGGGCCGACGTCCAGGAAGGGCGCGCGCCCCAGGTAGAGGTCGCGGATCACCTCGCCGACGGCGGGTCCCTGCAGGAAGCCGTGCCCGGAGAAGCCGGTGGCGTACAGGAACCTGGACACCGTCGGGGCCTCGCCGATCAGGGCGTTGTGGTCGGGGGTGTCCTCGTACAGGCCCGCCCAGCCGCCGGTGCGGGGCAGGTCCAGCAGGGCGGGGGCGCGCCGCCGCATCGCCTCGGTGAGCCGGGGCAGCCAGCGGTCGTGGGTGCCGGTGGCGAACCCGGGCCGCTCGTCCGGGTCGGACATGCCGAGCAGCAGGCCGGGGCCCTCGCGGTGGAAGTAGAGGCTGGTGGTGAAGTCGATGGTCATGGGAAGCCTGGCCGGCGGCTCCGGCACCGGCCCGGTGACGGCGATCTGCCGGCGCAGCGGCTGTACCGGGAGGTCCACGCCCGCCATCGCGCCGACCGGCCGCGACCAGGCACCGGCCGCGCAGACCACCGTGTCCGTGGCGATCGGGCCGAGGCTGGTGCGGACCCCGGTGACGGTGCCGCCGCGCAGGTCGATGCCGGTGACCTCGGTGTGGCGCAGGACGCGCACGCCGAGGGCGCGGGCGGCGCGCGCGTAACCGTGGACGACGGCCTCGGGGGTGCAGTGGCCGTCGTCCGGGGAGTACGCGGCGGCCAGCAGGCCGTCGGTGGTGATCAGCGGGCAGAGGCGGCGGGCCTCCCGCGGGGTGATCAGGCGGCTGGGCACCCCGAGGGAGTTCTGCAGCCGGACGCCCGCCTCGAAGGAGGCCACCTGCTCCGGGGTGGCGAGCAGGAACAGATAGCCGACCCGGTGCAGCCCGATGTCCTGTCCGACCTCCCGTTCGAAGCTGCCGAACGCCTCCAGGCTGCGCGCGCCGAGCCGGATGTTCAGCTCGTCGGAGAACTGGGCGCGTACCCCGCCGGCGGCCTTGGAGGTGGAGCCGGCGGCGAGTTCGTCCCGTTCCACCAGGACGACGTCCCGCACTCCGGCGCGGGCGAGATGCCAGGCGACACTCGTGCCGATCACCCCGCCGCCGACGATGACCACCCGGGCCCGGAGACTCATCGCGCTTCTCCCTCCTCTCCGGTGCGCTGCGCAGATACCTGATGTTGCGCTCGCACGGCTCGATCGGCAACGGCATCTGCTCGGCCACCCGGACACCGTGCCGCACCCGCGCCTCCCGCTCGCGCGGGTTGTCGGACAGCAGCCGTACCGAGCGCGCCCCCAGGTCGCGCAAAGATGCCGGCGCCGATTGCGGTACGGCCCCGGAGCCGGGCTCAGGCCGGTTCGGGTGCCGGGTCGTGGGTGGGGCGTTGGCTGGGCAGGACCAGGATCGCCGCCAGGGGCACCGCCGCCAGGACCGCCCAGGGCAGTGCCGGGGGCAGCCCGAGGTCGAGGAGCGCGCCGGAGGCCGTGCTGCCGAGCAGGACCAGCAGGCCGGAGACGGAGGACAGGGCGCCGGTGTAGAGGCCGATGCGGCCGGGTTCGGCGAGGTCGGGCAGCCAGGCGCGGGCGACCGGCGCGACCAGCATCTGGCCCACGGTGAGCAGGACGACGAGGGCGGCGAGCGGGGCCAGTCCGGCCGGGCCGGTGAGGCCGGCCGGGCGGGCCGCGGCGACGGCGGCGAACCCGGCGCCGGTCAGCAGCAGCCCGGCGGCCAGCGAGCGGCGCGGGGTGAGCCGGCGGCCCGCCCAGCGGGTGACGGGCAGTTGGGCGCCCACCACCAGCAGGGAGGACAGCGCGAACAGCCAGGCGACCGGCGCCTGGGAGCCGGAGGCGCGCCGTACTTCGGCGGGCAGGGCGAGGTAGAGCTGGTTGTAGGCGAGCAGTTGGGCGCCGTAGCCGCAACACAGGGCGAGGAAACGGCGGTTGCGCAGCAGCGGCGCGAGTCCGCCGCGCACGGCGACGGGTTCGCGGCCCGGGATGTGCCGGGGCAGCAGGACGGCGTGCCCGGCGAGTACGGCGGTGAAGACGGCCGCGCCGGCCAGGCAGACCGTGCGGAAGTCGGCCGTCAGCAGCAGGGCGCCCAGCAGCGGGCCGGTGAAGGCGCCCACCTGCCCAGCGACGGTGAACAGGGCCAGCACCCGGGCGCGCGGCCCGTCGCCGGCCTCCTCCCGCAAGACGGCCTGCCGGGCGACCTCCGACTCCACCGCCGGGGAGAACAGCGCGGCGGCGCAGCCGATCAGCAGGACGGAGCCGATCACCGACCAGGTCCGTTCGGCGTGGCCGAGCCAGGCGAACCCGGCGATGCGCAGCGCGCAGCCGGTGAGGACGACGGGCCGGACGCCGTACCGGTCGGCGAGGGCGCCGCCCACCACGAACAGCCCCTGCTGGCTGAAGGTGCGCAGCCCGAGGACGACCCCGACCAGCCAGCCGGCCATGCCGATCGCCGTGCCGAGGTGTTCGGCGAGGAACGGCAGTACGGCGAAGAAGCCGATGTTGAAGGCGAGTTGGGTGAGGATCAGCAGCCGCAGCAGCGGGGACAGCGGGGCCCGGTCGGTGCGCGGGGCGGTCATCGGACGGCCTTCTCCCTTACGGTGCCGACGGGTCGGGCCGTCCTCGGCTCCGCCTCTGCCGCCGTCTCTGAAGCGCCGGTGAGTCGGGCCGGGCGGCGGCGGTGCAGGGCGCCCGCGGAGGTCACCGCCAGCGCGCCGAGGACGGCGAGGACGGCGGCGGGGGCGAGGACGGCCCAGGGGGCGCGTTCGGCGTAGGGCTGGTTCTCGGCGAGCAGCCGGCCCCATTCGGGGGACGGCGGCTGGGCGCCCAGGCCGAGGAAGCCGAGCGCGGCGAGGGCGAGCGCGGTGCCGGGCAGCCGCAGCAGGGCGTGCCGGGTGACGGACGGGACGACGGCGGGCAGCAGTTCGTGGCGCAGCAGGTACCAGCGGCCGGCGCCGAGGGCCCGGGTGGCGGTGAGGTGGAGGGCGGCGCGTTCCTGGCGGAGCAGGGCGGAGGTGTGGGTGGCGAGCGGCGCCCAGGCGACGGCGGCGACGGCGAGCGCGGGGGTGGCCGGGCCGCCCCCGGTGACGGCGGTGACCAGCAGCGCGGCGAGCACGGGCGGTACGGCGTTGACGGTGTCGGCGAGCGGCCCGGACAGCCGGGGCACCAGGCCGAGCAGCAGTCCGGCGAGCAGGGTGCCGGCGCTGATCAGGAGCGCGAGCAGCAGGGTGTCCAGGGCGCCGTGGGCGACCCGGGCGAGCAGGTCGCGGCCGAGCGCGTCGGTGCCGAACGGGTGGGCCCAGGAGGGGGGCCGGAGGCGGGCGGTGGTGTTCAGGGCGAGCGGGTCGCGGGGCAGGCCGGCCACGAGGACCGCGAGCAGCGCCCCGCCGAGCAGCAGCGGCGGGGTGCGGCGGACGGCCGGGGTGAGCCGGGGCGGGGCGGGCAGGGCGCCGTCGCGCAGGGCGGGGCCGGTGAGCAGCCGGACGGCGAGCCGGGCCGCGCCGGTGGCGAGCGCGGCGAGCAGCAGCAGGGCGAGGGTGCCGGCCTGGAGGACGGGCAGGTCCTGGGCGAGGGCGGCCTGGAGGGTGGTGCGGCCGAGGCCGGGGATGTCGTAGAGCTGTTCGACGGCGACGGCGCCGCCGGTCATGCCGACGACGAACAGGGCGGTGTTGGGCAGCAGTCCGGGCAGGCAGCGGCGGACCGCCTGGCGGGCGACGCGCGCCCGGGGCAGTCCGCGCGCGGCGGCGGCGCGCGCCCAGGGTTCGGCGAAGGCGCCGGGCAGCTGGTCGTCGAGGAGCCGGCCGAGGACGGCTCCGGCGGGCAGGCCGAGGGCGAGCGCGGGCAGCACGGTGTACTGGGGCCCGTACCAGCCGAGGGCGGGCAGCCAGCCGAGCTGGACGCCGACGACGGTGGCGAGGACGGAGGCGGTGAGGAACTCCGGCAGGGTGGCGAGCATCGCGGAGCCGGTGCCGCCGGGCCGGGTCCGGCCGCCCCGGTACAGGGTGCGGGCGCAGACCGCGGCGGCGGTGCAGGCGGCCACCAGGAGGGCGACCGCCATGAGCAGCAGGGAGGCGCCGAGCGCCTGTACGACGACGGGTCCGGCCTCGGCCCCGGAGATCCAGGACCGGCCCGCGTCGCCGCGCGGCAGTCCGCCGAGCCAGCGCCCGAGCAGGGTCAGCGGCCCGGCGTCCAGGCCGAGTTGGTCGCGGATGGCGGCGAGTACGGCGGGGTCCGGGTCACGGTCCTGGGCGCGGGCCTTGAGGACGGTGAGCGCGGGGTCGGTGCGGCTGAGCCAGGGCAGCAGGCCGATCCCGCACACCAGGGCGGAGGCGAGCGAGGCCCGCCACAGCACGGTCCGCACGGGTCAGCGCCGGGTGCCGGTGCCGATGAGGGTGCGCTCGTAGGGGTCGAGCAGCACGCCCTTGACGGAGCGGCCGACGCCGGTGATGACGCGCTGGTGGACCAGCGGTACGACGGAGTCGGTGCCGAGGACACGGGCCTCGGCGCGCAGTGCCGCGTCCTGCCGCTTGACGGTGTCGGCGGTGCGCTCGGCCTCGGCCACGGCCCGGTCGACGTCCTTGTCGCACAGCAGGGCCAGGTTGTAGTTGCCGGCGCAGGTGTAGTCGCCGGCGAGGATGGCGACCGGGTCGCCGGTGTCGACGAGGCTGTTGCGGGCGAGCACGAAGGCGTCGAACTTCCCGGCGAGGGCGTCGCTCTCCAGCCGCGCGTACTCGCGGACGACGAGTTCGACGCGGAAGCCGGCCTTCTCCAGCTGCTGCTTCAGCACCTGGGCGACCTCGGGGAGTTCGGGCCGGTTGTCGTAGGTGGCCAGGGTGATCCGGGTGCCGTCGGGCCGCTTCGGGGCGGCCCTGCCGACCGGCGCCGGGTGCCGTCCCTCGGCCCAGCCGACGGCGGGTCCGTAGATGCCGGTGCCGCGGTCGGCGTGGCCCTCGTAGACGTCCTTGGCGAGGGCGGAGGTGTCGACGGCGGCGCGGGCGGCGGCGCGCAGCCGCGCGTCCTCGAACGGTCCCGAGCGGTGGTTGAGCAGCAGGCTGGTGGTGCGGGTGGTGGCGGTCTCCCGGCGGGTCTCCGGCTGGAGCGTGGCGGCCTGGGCGACGGGGACGGCTTCGGCGATGTCCGTGTCGCCGCTGCGCAGGGCGTTGGTGCGGGCGGTGCCGTCGGGGACGAAGCGGACGTCGATGCCGGCGGCCTGGGCGCGGCCGCCCCAGTAGCCGTCGTAGCGGTCGAGGGTCGCGGAGGTGGCGCCGGTGACCTTCTTCAGGACGAAGGGGCCGGTGCCGGCGCCGGCCGGGTCGACGTGGTCCTTGTCCCGGTAGGCCTTGGCGGAGAGCACGGCGAGGCTCGGGCTGGACAGCCGGAGCGGCAGGATGGGGTCGGGCCGGCCGGTGCTGACGCGTATCCGGTGCCGGTCCACGGCCTTGGCGGTGAGCGTCACTCCGGACAGGGCGGCCGGGGCGGGCCGGGCGTGCGCGGCCCGGTCGAGGGAGGCGGCCACGGCGTCGGCGGTGACCTCGGAGCCGTCGTGGAAGGTGGCCTCGCGCAGGGTGAACTGCCAGGTGCCGGCGTCCTGCCGGCGCCAGGAGGAGGCGAGGGCGGGGGCGGCGGTGCCGTTGCCGTCGAGCGCGGTGAGGCTCTCGGTGATGCCGAGCCGGCTCAGGATGGTGGCGTCGGCGCCGTACGGGGAGAGCCGTTCGGCGGGCGGGAAGGCGAGCGCGACACGGAGCCGCGAGCCGTCGGCGGGCTCGCCGTCCGCCTCGCCGGAGGAGGCGAAGCAGCCGGCGAGCAGGGGCGCGGCGAGCAGGGCGGCGAGCAGGCGGGAAGGGCGCGGGGCAGGCATGGTCCTCGGGTTCGTGCTGGGTGGGGGTGGCGTGCGGCTGGCTCCGGACGACGACAGATTACATGGAAATCATTTCCACTAAGCCATCGCGTGCTCGGGGTCGCCCACCGTGCCTCCGGTCCGCTTCAGGGGGATCTCGAAGTGCACGACGCTCTGTCCGCCCCCGGCGTCCTCGCGCTCGTCGTGCACGACCGTGCCGAGCGAGCGCCAGAAGGGTTCGGCGCCGGGCACGGCGGGGTCGGTGTGCAGGTACACGGACCGGTAGCCGCCGTCCGCGGCGGCGAAGTCCAGCAACCGGGCCACCAGTTCGCGCGCGATACCCTGACGGCGATGGCTGGGGCGCACGTACACGCGGCGCAGTTGCGCGGTCGTGCCGGAGGGGTACCGTTCGGCCAGCCGGGGCGGGTTCGGCGGCGACTGCGGGCCGCGCGAGTCGAGGGCGCCGGTGCCGACGACCAGCCCGTCCGCGTCCACGGCGACGAGCAGGGTGTGCCGGGCGGGCGCGAGGTAGTAGGCGGCCGGGTCCACGATGTCGGCGTGCCACCGGGGCACGTATCCGGTGCCGAAGTCGCGGTAGACGGTGTCGAGCATGACGGACCTCGCACTGTCGAGGTCGTCGGCGGTCGCGGGCCTCACGCTATATGTACGCACTTGCACATCATATGCATTAAGTGCCAGGTCATAGTCGTGGGGCAACCTTTCCGCCCGGCCGGCCGTCGCCTTGGCGGAGGCGTCGCCTCCGGGTCGCGCCCCGCGGCCTCCAGCCCCCTGAGCGAGACACCTTGACCGAGAGCACCACCACCCTCCGGGACGGGCACACCCCCGTTCCGCCCTCCCCCGCGGAGATCCGCGCCGAGCGCCGCCGGCTGATCGAGTCGATCCGCGCCCTGCGCCGTCTGCTGGACGGGCGCCGCGCCTTCGAACTCGCCGACCGGCGGCGGCTGAACCGCGAGGCCCGGGACCGCGGGCGCGCCGAGGCCGCCTGCGCGAAGACGCTGCAACGCGTCCACGAGCGGCGGCTGCGCCGGGAACGGTCCCTGGCCCGCCGCATCGACGGCCTCGACGGCAAGCGGGAGCACCAGGAGCGGCGCGCCCTGCTGGTGCTGCGCCGGGAGTCGGTCGAGAGCTCGCTGCGCGCCACCCGGCTCACCGCGGGCGACGTCAACGGCATCGGCGCGGGCCTGATCCGGGACCTCGCCGCGGCCGGGATCCGCACGGCCGCCGACTTCACCCGGGTCAGCTGGGGCAAGGCACCGGGCGGCAAGGGCGGCGAGGTGCTGTACATCCACCGCCCGCACGGCCGCAAGGTGCACGTCAACGGGATCGGGGAGCACCGCGGCCGGCCGCTGATGGAGTGGCGCCGGGCCGCCGTGGCCCGCGCCAAGGCCCGCGCGCCGCAGGAGCTGTCGGCGGACCAGCGGCACCGCATCGCCGAGATCATCGAGGCGGAACGGGCCCGGCTCCAGGCGGAGACGGCCGAGCTGCCCCGGGAGGCGGAGGCGGCCCGCGAGGAGGCCGTACGGCTGCGCACCGAGGCGCTGTCCAGGCTCGCCGGGGCGGCACGCGAGGCCGGCCGGGCGGCCGCCGGGCGCCGGGCGGAGTTCGACGCGATGGCCGAACGGCTGCTCGCCCTCCAGGCGGAGCTCGCCGCCCACCAGGAGCGGTACGGCGACGCGGGCCGCCGCCTCCGCCACGCCCAGAGGCGCGCCCTGCGCCCGCTCCCGGCGGCCCCGGCTCCGTACGTTCCCGGCGCTCCCGGCACCCCCGGTACTCCCGGCCCTCCCGGCACTCCCGGCGCTCCCGGCACCCCCGGTACTCCCGGCACTCCCGGCGCTCCCGGCGAGCCGGGCAGTGAGAACGGCACCGGTTCCGAGGCGGGCGCGCCGACGGACGGCCCCCGTACCGAGCGGGCACCCGGCACCCACATGCGCGCGAGCCTCGGCTGGCTGCTGCCGATCGCCCTGTTCGCCCTGTTCACCGTGGTCGGCGTGGGTGAACTGGGCGACACCACGCCCCCGCTGTGGTTGCGGGTGGGCTCCCGGCTCGCCGCGCTCGCGGCCGCCGCGGAGCTGCTGCGCCTGTGGGTTCCGCGCCGACGCCCGTGGACGGCGGCCCCGATGCCGCCCGGCACCGGCGCGCGGTCCGCCGGTGTGCTCCTCGCGCTGGCCGCGGCGGGCATGTTCGGATCCGGGGACGCGGATGTCCTCGGGCCCGCCTGGGTGACCGGCGGCCTGGCGGCGCTGCTGCTGGCGACGGGGACGGGACGCCGGAGGAGGGGCTGAGCCTGAAAGGACCGGGGCCCGCACGCGGGCGGAGCGGCCCGTCACGGGCGTGCGTAGCCGGACCGAGTCATGCGAGCCGGTCGCGTCGTGGGGCGGGAGGTGCACTGTTTTTGCCGTGTGCATGGCATACAAGAGGCGTGGCGCGCCGGTGGACACGGACTCCCCTGCCGTGTCCACCGGCCGTCCGGGCCGGGCTCGGTCGGCCCGGCGGGTCAGGCCGCCCGGCGGGTCAGGCCGCGGTGGGCGCGGACCAGGTCCGCGTACCGCCGGCCGCTGCCCTTGATCGTGCGGACCTGGGTGCGGTAGTCGACGTGTACCAGCCCGAACCGCTTGTCGTAGCCGTACGCCCACTCGAAGTTGTCCAGCAGGGACCAGGCGAAGTAGCCGGCCAGCGGTGCGCCCCGGCGCACGGCGGCGGCGCAGGCCGCGAGGTGGCGCTCCAGGTAGTCCTGGCGCTCGGGGTCCGCCACGCTGCCGTCGGGACGTACGACGTCCGGGAAGGCGGAGCCGTTCTCGGTGACGTACAGGGTGCGGGCGCCGTACTCCTCGGCGAGCCGGAGCAGCAGCGTCTCGATGCCGGAGGCGTCGATCTCCCAGTCCATGCCGGTGCGCGGGACGCCCTCGCGCCGGACGGAACGGGCGTACGGCGCCGGCCCCCCGGGGTCGTCGGCCACGTACTGCGGGAAGTAGTAGTTCAGGCCGAGCCAGTCGAGCGGGGCCGCGATGGCCGCCAAGTCGGCGTCTTTCAGCGGCAGTTCGACACCGTAGGTGTCCACCATGTCGGCCGGGAAGCCGTGGCCGTGCACGGGGTCGAGCCACCAGCGGTTGACGTGGCCGTCGAGCCGGCGGGCCGCCGCCACGTCCTCGGGGCGGTCGGTGGCCGGGTGCACGGTGGAGAGGTTGTTGACGATCCCGACCCGGGCGCCGGGGGCGGCGGCGCGGATCGCCTGGGCGGCCAGGCCGTGGCCGAGGAGCAGATGGCAGGAGGCGCGGACGGCTGCGGTCAGGTCGGTCCAGCCGGGCGCCATCGTGCCTTCCAGGTGGCCGATCCAGGCCGAGCAGAGGGGCTCGTTGAGGGTGGTCCACAGGGTGACGCGGTCACCGAGGCGGCCGGCGACGACGGAGGCGTACTCGGCGAACGCCCGCGCGGTGGCGCGCTCCGGCCAGCCGCCGCGGTCCTGGAGCACCTGGGGCAGGTCCCAGTGGTAGAGGGTGACGGACGGGGTGATGCCCGCCTCCAGCAGATCGTCCACCAACTCGTCGTAGAACGCGAGGCCCTTGGGGTTCACCGGGCCGGTGCCGCCGGGGACCACCCGGGGCCAGGCCACGGAGAACCGGTAGGCGTTGACGCCGAGTTCCCGCATCAGGCCGATGTCCTCGCGCCGGCGGTGGTAGTGGTCGCAGGCGACATCGCCGTTGTCACCGTTGGCGATCTTCCCCGGGGTGTGCGAGAAGGTGTCCCAGATCGAGGGCGAACGGCCGTCCTCGGCCACGGCTCCCTCGATCTGGTACGCCGCGGTGGCCGTGCCCCACAGAAAGTCGGGCGGGAAGGCGGCCAGGTCGATGGGTTCGGACACGGAAGTCCCTTCGGGATCAGGGGTGGGGGTCACTTGACGGCGCCCGCCGTCAGGCCCGCGACGAGATAGCGCTGGAGCAGCAGGAACCCGGCCACCACGGGCACGCTGACGACCAGCGAGGCGGCCATGATCTGGTTCCAGTAGACGTCGTTGAGGGTGGAGTAGGCCTGGAGGCCGACGGCGAGGGTGCGGGTGGTGTCGTTGGTCATGACCGACGCGAAGAGCACCTCGCCCCAGGCGGTCATGAAGGAGTAGACGGCGACCGCGACGATGCCGGGGCTCGCGGCCGGCACGACGATCCGCAGCAGCGCCTTCAGCGGGCCACAGCCGTCCACCAGGGCCGCCTCGTCCAGGTCGCGCGGCACCGAGTCGAAGTACCCGATCAGCATCCAGATGGAGAACGGCAGCGAGAAGGTGAGGTAGGTCAGGATCAGCCCGCCGCGTGAGCCGAACAGGGCGATGCCGGTGGCGTTGCCGATGTTGACGTAGAGCAGGAACAGCGGGAGCAGGAAGAGGATGCCGGGGAACATCTGCGTCGACAGCACGGTCACCGTGAAGACGCGTTTGCCGCGGAAGTCGTGGCGGCTGACGGCGTAGGCCGCGAACACGGCGATGACGACCGAGCAGACGGTCGCCGCGCCCGCCACGATCAGCGAGTTCACGAAGTACCGCGCGAGCGGGACCGTCGACCAGATGTCGATGTACGGGCGGACGGTCAGCCCGCTGGGCAGCCAGCGGAACTCGCCGGTGACGTCCGCGAGCGGCTTCAGCGAACTGGAGACCATGACGTACACCGGGACCAGCACGAACCCGGCGAGCAGGGTGAGGAAGACCCGCCGGAGCCACAGGAACGAGCGCGCCGGTGCCATGGGCGAGCGGGTGGGTGTCCCCGGCGCACGGAGGGCGGTCGCCGGCGTACGGCTGGGGGACGCCGGTGTGCGGGTGCTAGACATCGGCGGCCCTCCGTCCGCGCGAGGTGAGCAGCAGGTAGCCGCCCGTGACGACGAGCAGGAAGAGCAGCAGCAGGACGGACATGGCGGAGCCGGTGCCGAAGTTCCAGGTGACGAAGGAGGACTGGTAGATGTGGACGGAGACGAGGTCGGCGGCCTCGGGCGCGGACTTGCCGAACAGCACGTACGGCGTGTTGAAGTCGTTGAACGTCCACAGGAACAGCACCAGCACGAGGACCTGGTTGACGGGGCGCAGCGAGGGCAGGGTGATGCGGCGGATCCGCTGCCACGTCCCGGCGCCGTCCAGCGCGGCGGCCTCGTACAGCTCCCGGGGGATGTTCTGCAGCCCGGCGGTCACGATGAGGAAGGCGAACGGCCAGCCCTTCCACACCGAGACGGTCAGCAGGGCGTAGAAGCTGTTGTCGCCGATGAGCCAGAAGGAGGGCTTGTCGGTGAGGTGCAGCTGGTCGTGCAGCACGTGGTTCACCAGGCCGTTGTCGTGCTGGAACATGAACACCCAGGTGATGACGGCGGTGTAGACGGGCAGCGCGTACGGCACCAGGAACAGGGCGCGCAGCAGCCCGCGTCCGCGGAAGGTGTCCTGCATGAAGACCGCGGCTGCGGTGCCGATCAGCCAGCACAGGCCGACCGACAGCAGGGTGAAGCCGACGGTGACCAGGAAGGAGTGCAGCAGGGCCTCGCCCACGGGGGCGTCGAAGTCCACCGACACCTGGTAGTTGCCGAGGCCGGACCAGGGGGCGGTGCCCCAGTCGCGGATGTAGAACTGGGTGAGCTCCTTGAAGCTCATCACGACGCCGATGACCATCGGCACCAGGTGGACGAGGAGTTCGAGCAGCAGGGCCGGCAGGAGCAGCAGGTACGGCAGCGAGAGGCGGCGCAGCCGCCCGGGGCGGCGGGACGCACGGGCCGCCACCCCGGACGGGGCCTGGCGCACCGGCTCCTTGAAGGCGGTGGTGGTCATCGTCGGGCTCACGCCGCCGGCATCTGCTGCTGGGCCTTGCGCAGCTTGGCCTCCACCGAGCCGGCGGTCACCGGCCGCCCGGCGGCGGCGTCGGCGAACAGCTCCTTGACGGCCGTACCGACCGTCGTCTCGAACTGCGACTCGGAGGGGACCTGCGGCAGCGCGGCGGCGCTGGTGGCCAGGGTGTTCTTCAGTACCGCGGTGTCCGGGGCGGCGAACGCGGGGTCCGCTTGCGCGGACTTGACCGGCGGGATGGCGCTGTAGGCCTTGTTGAGGATCTTCTGCTCCTCGTCGGACGTCATGAACTTCACGAACCGCTTGGCGCCGTCAAGGT
This window harbors:
- a CDS encoding serine hydrolase domain-containing protein; this translates as MGRLRQDVDPVEAGLDPGALGRLDGHFARYVDEGRLPGFLVAVARGGRVAHLTTYGLRDVAARRPVEPDTLWRIYSMTKPVTAVAVLLLRQDGLLSLDDPLERHLPDFAEPRVYAGGSGDEVRTRPAAGPVLIRHLLTHTAGLTFGFYHRHPVDALYRAAGLEYSVPPGKDLAQTVALYARLPLQSDPGTQWNYSVASNVLGRVIEVVSGQPLDAFFAERILGPLGMTDTGFHIGPEQAGRLAELYGETDEGGIEPVPGLPVRGRPLFLSGSGGLVSSAHDYHRFTEMLRRGGELDGVRLLEPDTLALMTRNQLPGGATIRSFGAPVHREPGMDGLGFGFNVSVVTDPARTLAPSHLGTYGWTGVAGTAFWVDPARDLTVQFLTQVRPKNLKLFPELRRLVHEAVTG
- a CDS encoding NAD(P)/FAD-dependent oxidoreductase, producing MSLRARVVIVGGGVIGTSVAWHLARAGVRDVVLVERDELAAGSTSKAAGGVRAQFSDELNIRLGARSLEAFGSFEREVGQDIGLHRVGYLFLLATPEQVASFEAGVRLQNSLGVPSRLITPREARRLCPLITTDGLLAAAYSPDDGHCTPEAVVHGYARAARALGVRVLRHTEVTGIDLRGGTVTGVRTSLGPIATDTVVCAAGAWSRPVGAMAGVDLPVQPLRRQIAVTGPVPEPPARLPMTIDFTTSLYFHREGPGLLLGMSDPDERPGFATGTHDRWLPRLTEAMRRRAPALLDLPRTGGWAGLYEDTPDHNALIGEAPTVSRFLYATGFSGHGFLQGPAVGEVIRDLYLGRAPFLDVGPLSAERFAADAPRPEANLV
- a CDS encoding MDR family MFS transporter — its product is MTAPRTDRAPLSPLLRLLILTQLAFNIGFFAVLPFLAEHLGTAIGMAGWLVGVVLGLRTFSQQGLFVVGGALADRYGVRPVVLTGCALRIAGFAWLGHAERTWSVIGSVLLIGCAAALFSPAVESEVARQAVLREEAGDGPRARVLALFTVAGQVGAFTGPLLGALLLTADFRTVCLAGAAVFTAVLAGHAVLLPRHIPGREPVAVRGGLAPLLRNRRFLALCCGYGAQLLAYNQLYLALPAEVRRASGSQAPVAWLFALSSLLVVGAQLPVTRWAGRRLTPRRSLAAGLLLTGAGFAAVAAARPAGLTGPAGLAPLAALVVLLTVGQMLVAPVARAWLPDLAEPGRIGLYTGALSSVSGLLVLLGSTASGALLDLGLPPALPWAVLAAVPLAAILVLPSQRPTHDPAPEPA
- a CDS encoding ABC transporter permease subunit; the protein is MRTVLWRASLASALVCGIGLLPWLSRTDPALTVLKARAQDRDPDPAVLAAIRDQLGLDAGPLTLLGRWLGGLPRGDAGRSWISGAEAGPVVVQALGASLLLMAVALLVAACTAAAVCARTLYRGGRTRPGGTGSAMLATLPEFLTASVLATVVGVQLGWLPALGWYGPQYTVLPALALGLPAGAVLGRLLDDQLPGAFAEPWARAAAARGLPRARVARQAVRRCLPGLLPNTALFVVGMTGGAVAVEQLYDIPGLGRTTLQAALAQDLPVLQAGTLALLLLAALATGAARLAVRLLTGPALRDGALPAPPRLTPAVRRTPPLLLGGALLAVLVAGLPRDPLALNTTARLRPPSWAHPFGTDALGRDLLARVAHGALDTLLLALLISAGTLLAGLLLGLVPRLSGPLADTVNAVPPVLAALLVTAVTGGGPATPALAVAAVAWAPLATHTSALLRQERAALHLTATRALGAGRWYLLRHELLPAVVPSVTRHALLRLPGTALALAALGFLGLGAQPPSPEWGRLLAENQPYAERAPWAVLAPAAVLAVLGALAVTSAGALHRRRPARLTGASETAAEAEPRTARPVGTVREKAVR
- a CDS encoding ABC transporter substrate-binding protein, translating into MPAPRPSRLLAALLAAPLLAGCFASSGEADGEPADGSRLRVALAFPPAERLSPYGADATILSRLGITESLTALDGNGTAAPALASSWRRQDAGTWQFTLREATFHDGSEVTADAVAASLDRAAHARPAPAALSGVTLTAKAVDRHRIRVSTGRPDPILPLRLSSPSLAVLSAKAYRDKDHVDPAGAGTGPFVLKKVTGATSATLDRYDGYWGGRAQAAGIDVRFVPDGTARTNALRSGDTDIAEAVPVAQAATLQPETRRETATTRTTSLLLNHRSGPFEDARLRAAARAAVDTSALAKDVYEGHADRGTGIYGPAVGWAEGRHPAPVGRAAPKRPDGTRITLATYDNRPELPEVAQVLKQQLEKAGFRVELVVREYARLESDALAGKFDAFVLARNSLVDTGDPVAILAGDYTCAGNYNLALLCDKDVDRAVAEAERTADTVKRQDAALRAEARVLGTDSVVPLVHQRVITGVGRSVKGVLLDPYERTLIGTGTRR